A stretch of Candidatus Neomarinimicrobiota bacterium DNA encodes these proteins:
- a CDS encoding cobalamin B12-binding domain-containing protein has product MERKIRIVMAKPGLDGHDRGVKILARAYRDAGMEVIYLGLRQTPEMIVSTALQEDVDVIALSILSGAHMTVFPKVMELMKSEGMDDVLLTGGGIIPDKDMEALHAEGVGKLFGPGTPIQETIDYITEWVKTNRWKK; this is encoded by the coding sequence ATGGAACGAAAAATCCGCATCGTTATGGCAAAGCCCGGTCTCGATGGTCATGACAGGGGGGTCAAGATTCTGGCCAGAGCTTACAGGGATGCCGGGATGGAGGTGATCTATCTTGGGCTGCGTCAAACCCCTGAAATGATAGTCAGTACCGCCTTGCAGGAAGACGTGGACGTTATCGCTCTTTCGATTCTTTCTGGCGCCCATATGACTGTTTTTCCGAAAGTGATGGAACTGATGAAATCTGAAGGGATGGACGATGTTCTGCTGACGGGCGGCGGGATTATCCCTGACAAGGATATGGAGGCGTTGCATGCTGAAGGGGTCGGGAAACTTTTTGGCCCCGGCACGCCCATCCAGGAGACTATCGATTATATCACGGAATGGGTAAAAACCAATCGGTGGAAGAAATGA
- a CDS encoding acyl-CoA carboxylase subunit beta — MSDTLKRLQTLRQEALKGGGEERIEAQHSKGKLTARERLDLLLDKGSFQETGMFVKHQSSDFGLDKKRVPGDGVVTGHGTIDGRRVFVFAQDFTVLGGSLSGSNAKKICNIMDHAMRVGAPIIGLNDCGGARIQEGVSSLGGYAEIFLRNTLASGVVPQISMIMGPSAGGAVYSPAITDFTLMVKGTSYMFVTGPNVVKTVTHEDVSYEDLGGAVTHATKSGVSHFAAENEVEAIQTVKLLLSYIPQNNLEDPPFGPQEDPVEREVEALDSVVPQNSNKPYDMHDVIRPIVDSEEFLEVHSAFARNIIVGFARLNGGSVGIVANQPSHLAGVLDIDSAVKGARFVRFCDAFNIPLVVFEDVPGFLPGTEQEWGGIIRHGAKLLYAFCEATVPKVTVITRKAYGGAYDVMNSKHIRGDVNFAWPTAEIAVMGPKGAVEIIFKKEIAEADDSEAVEEKMIEEYRDKFANPYVAAEQGYIDDVIEPRTTRSRLIQALVMLDTKVDMNPKKKHGNIPL; from the coding sequence ATGAGCGATACTCTGAAAAGACTGCAAACTTTACGGCAAGAAGCTCTAAAGGGTGGCGGTGAAGAACGTATAGAAGCCCAGCACAGTAAAGGAAAACTGACCGCAAGAGAGCGTCTAGATCTTCTTCTGGATAAAGGTTCTTTTCAGGAGACAGGGATGTTTGTAAAGCATCAGTCTTCAGACTTCGGGCTGGACAAGAAGCGGGTTCCGGGTGACGGAGTTGTTACAGGGCACGGGACCATAGACGGCCGGAGGGTATTCGTTTTTGCGCAAGATTTTACAGTCTTGGGTGGTTCTCTGTCTGGATCAAATGCGAAGAAGATCTGTAATATCATGGATCACGCCATGCGGGTAGGTGCACCGATCATAGGACTGAACGATTGCGGCGGAGCCCGGATTCAGGAGGGTGTCTCTTCGTTGGGCGGTTATGCCGAGATATTCTTGCGTAATACACTGGCATCCGGTGTTGTCCCACAAATTTCGATGATTATGGGTCCGTCGGCGGGGGGTGCTGTCTACTCGCCGGCTATTACTGACTTTACGCTGATGGTAAAGGGGACGAGCTATATGTTCGTTACCGGTCCGAATGTTGTCAAAACGGTGACCCACGAAGATGTAAGCTATGAAGATCTCGGCGGCGCCGTGACTCATGCCACCAAGAGCGGGGTTTCCCACTTTGCGGCTGAGAATGAAGTTGAAGCCATTCAGACTGTCAAATTGCTCCTCTCCTATATCCCTCAGAATAATCTGGAGGATCCACCCTTTGGTCCTCAGGAGGATCCGGTGGAGCGGGAGGTAGAAGCGCTTGATTCGGTTGTTCCGCAGAATTCCAACAAGCCGTACGATATGCACGACGTAATTCGCCCAATAGTAGACAGTGAGGAGTTTCTGGAAGTCCATTCTGCTTTTGCCAGAAATATCATTGTGGGATTTGCGCGCCTGAATGGTGGAAGCGTCGGGATTGTGGCTAATCAGCCGTCGCATTTGGCAGGTGTTCTTGATATTGATTCGGCTGTGAAGGGGGCCCGGTTTGTCCGCTTCTGTGACGCTTTCAACATTCCGCTTGTGGTCTTCGAAGATGTGCCCGGCTTCTTACCGGGGACCGAACAGGAGTGGGGTGGTATCATCCGTCATGGAGCAAAGCTACTGTATGCCTTCTGTGAAGCGACAGTGCCAAAGGTGACGGTCATTACAAGGAAAGCCTACGGCGGCGCCTACGACGTGATGAATTCCAAACACATCCGTGGGGATGTGAACTTTGCCTGGCCGACAGCTGAGATTGCCGTTATGGGTCCCAAAGGTGCTGTGGAGATCATCTTCAAGAAGGAGATTGCCGAGGCAGACGATTCTGAGGCTGTGGAAGAAAAGATGATCGAAGAGTACCGTGATAAATTTGCTAACCCGTATGTTGCGGCAGAGCAGGGCTACATCGATGACGTTATCGAACCGCGAACGACACGCTCCCGATTAATCCAAGCCTTGGTAATGCTGGATACAAAAGTAGACATGAATCCGAAGAAGAAGCATGGCAACATCCCCCTCTAA
- a CDS encoding aminopeptidase P family protein, which translates to MSLIDKRVEKLREKLADESLEGMLVTNLTNVRYLSGFSGSAGTCLIFPEKAYFISDGRYETQSKQQVTGMEILIGVEPYPEIIKKEKLISDGMHLAFEAEHVSVSSAKKLEDLFPSCSWEPMTNVIEQIAMVKDKSEIRATRKAVEITDQTFEQIIPEIRPGVTEREIAGKISFTYKMFGADGDAFDCIVAGGPNSALPHARSGDRPLQEGDFVILDFGAFYQGYHADMTRTVVVGEATERHREIYNTVREAQRRGCEAAKDGAPCKEVDSACRNYISESGYGDYFNHGTGHGLGLEIHTNPRFSQLSKDHIYENYLMTIEPGIYIPDWGGVRIEDDILITSNGCEILNQSTKDMLSLS; encoded by the coding sequence ATGTCTCTTATTGATAAAAGAGTGGAAAAGTTGAGAGAGAAGCTGGCGGATGAATCGTTAGAAGGCATGCTGGTGACAAACCTAACGAATGTCCGGTACCTTTCAGGCTTCAGTGGATCGGCCGGGACGTGCCTGATCTTTCCTGAAAAGGCTTACTTTATTTCCGATGGGCGCTATGAAACGCAGTCAAAACAGCAGGTAACGGGAATGGAGATTCTTATCGGTGTGGAACCTTACCCCGAAATAATCAAGAAAGAGAAACTTATATCCGATGGCATGCACCTTGCGTTCGAGGCGGAACACGTTTCGGTGAGTTCTGCAAAAAAGCTGGAAGATCTTTTCCCCAGCTGTTCCTGGGAGCCGATGACCAATGTAATAGAGCAGATCGCCATGGTGAAGGACAAGAGTGAGATACGGGCGACGCGGAAAGCCGTGGAGATCACTGACCAGACCTTTGAGCAGATTATTCCTGAGATTCGGCCGGGAGTGACAGAACGTGAGATCGCCGGTAAGATATCATTTACCTACAAAATGTTCGGAGCTGACGGCGACGCTTTTGACTGCATCGTGGCAGGAGGGCCGAATTCTGCTCTGCCTCATGCCCGGTCTGGGGACCGGCCTCTACAGGAGGGGGATTTTGTGATTCTCGACTTTGGCGCCTTTTATCAGGGGTACCACGCTGATATGACACGGACCGTAGTGGTGGGAGAAGCCACGGAGCGCCACAGGGAGATCTATAATACCGTCCGCGAGGCCCAGCGCCGCGGGTGCGAAGCGGCTAAAGATGGTGCTCCGTGCAAAGAAGTTGATTCCGCCTGCCGTAACTATATCTCTGAAAGCGGATACGGCGACTACTTCAACCACGGTACCGGACACGGCCTTGGTCTCGAGATTCACACCAATCCCCGCTTTTCGCAGCTCAGCAAGGATCATATTTACGAGAATTATCTTATGACAATTGAGCCGGGCATCTATATTCCTGATTGGGGCGGCGTGCGGATTGAAGACGATATTCTCATCACTTCGAACGGCTGTGAGATTCTTAACCAATCGACAAAGGACATGCTTTCCCTGAGTTGA
- a CDS encoding HAD family phosphatase, with the protein MIKTIFMDIGGVLLDISPERTLAELITATDHPESVIREAFHEDALDRYEKGQIGDDQFYAHFRDALPEPDGLTKDKFFSAWLALLGTCTDSLSVARDLVREYPVWLASNTNPFHIRHGTEKGWLDGFSGYIYSFEISARKPHADFFTKALTLAGAEARTSLFIDDHRENVETADKLGFTTIHYRSHEQFCRDLSHHLDRI; encoded by the coding sequence ATGATTAAGACAATCTTTATGGATATCGGCGGTGTTCTGCTGGATATCTCACCTGAGCGTACACTGGCTGAACTGATCACCGCTACAGATCATCCGGAGAGTGTTATCAGAGAGGCTTTCCACGAGGATGCTCTAGACAGGTATGAAAAAGGGCAGATTGGAGATGATCAGTTTTATGCTCATTTTCGGGACGCACTGCCTGAGCCTGACGGTCTGACGAAAGATAAATTCTTTTCCGCCTGGCTTGCGCTTCTTGGCACTTGTACCGATTCGCTTTCTGTGGCCAGAGATCTCGTTCGGGAGTATCCTGTGTGGCTTGCCTCTAATACAAATCCTTTCCACATCCGGCACGGGACTGAGAAAGGATGGCTCGACGGCTTCAGCGGTTACATTTACTCATTTGAAATTTCAGCCAGAAAGCCACACGCTGATTTCTTCACAAAGGCACTCACGCTTGCCGGGGCCGAGGCCCGCACCTCGCTGTTCATAGACGATCATCGGGAGAATGTGGAGACTGCTGACAAGCTCGGATTCACCACAATTCATTATCGGTCGCATGAACAGTTCTGCCGTGACTTGAGTCATCACCTAGACCGCATCTAG